AGATCATCACCCAATCGCCGGTACGGATCGTCGTTTGAGGCAGAGATTGATTGGGATCGGCCTTGGAAAAGCGCAGGACGCGCATCCCTCCCAGTCCTGTATCCTCGGACACAAAACGCATGCGCGCCAGAGCATGACCGCGCGACTCGCGTTGGGTGGCGGACATGCCGCTCATTTCCTCTTGGACCATACGAATCTCTTCGTCGCGCTCCAGTTCCAGGAGACGGCGGAAGGTGTCAAAATGCGCGTGGATTTTTTCGGATAGACTCAATGTGAAAGGATATGAGAAAGCCGCAGCATGTTCTCGTTAAGTGGCCGGCACTGATCCCAGGCCACCTCCAAAGGTTTGAGAATAAGCCGGCCATCCACATAGGCAACCAGCTTATGGGATTCTCCCGCCAGAAGCGCCTCCACCGCCGTCTGGCCAAAACTGGAACCCAGTACGCGGTCCTTCGCGCTCGGGGCGCCGCCGCGCTGCATATGGCCCACAATGGAGATTCTGACTTCATACGGACTCACATTCTCAATTTGCTTTGCCAATTCAAACGCGCCGCCGATCTCATCCCCTTCGGCCACCACAATAATGCTGGAAGTCTTTCCGCTCTTCTTCCCTTTATCCAGCTGATTGCAGATATCCTTAACATCAGTGGCTGTTTCAGGCAGAAGCACATCTTCAGCGCCGGCAGCCAAGGCCGACTCCAACGCCAAAAATCCGCGGTCACGCCCCATGACCTCGACTAAAAAAAGACGTTCATGCGAAGTGGCTGTGTCACGGATCTTGTCGATGACATCCACCACCACATTGACTGCCGTATCAAAACCAATGGCGTATTCCGTGCCGCCGATATCGTTATCAATGGACTTGGGCACCCCGATAATCGGGATCTTCGTCCATTTGGCTAAATCATCGCCCCCTTTTAGGGAGCCGTTTCCGCCGATCAATACCAGGCCTTCGATCCCCGAGGCCTCCAGCTGCTTGGCAGCCTTTTTCTGCCCCTCTTCGGTTCGGAATTCCTG
This genomic window from Candidatus Omnitrophota bacterium contains:
- a CDS encoding IGHMBP2 family helicase, with amino-acid sequence MSLSEKIHAHFDTFRRLLELERDEEIRMVQEEMSGMSATQRESRGHALARMRFVSEDTGLGGMRVLRFSKADPNQSLPQTTIRTGDWVMI
- the pfkA gene encoding 6-phosphofructokinase, yielding MKRIGVMTTGGDVSGLNACIRAVVRTAIYHGLQVTGICRGYRGMMEGDMIPLDNRSVGGIINKGGTILLSARSQEFRTEEGQKKAAKQLEASGIEGLVLIGGNGSLKGGDDLAKWTKIPIIGVPKSIDNDIGGTEYAIGFDTAVNVVVDVIDKIRDTATSHERLFLVEVMGRDRGFLALESALAAGAEDVLLPETATDVKDICNQLDKGKKSGKTSSIIVVAEGDEIGGAFELAKQIENVSPYEVRISIVGHMQRGGAPSAKDRVLGSSFGQTAVEALLAGESHKLVAYVDGRLILKPLEVAWDQCRPLNENMLRLSHILSH